Proteins encoded by one window of Armatimonadota bacterium:
- the purN gene encoding phosphoribosylglycinamide formyltransferase produces the protein MDRTAPEPFTQDRRPEEPEGRVRLGVLVSGNGTNLQAILDASTDPDFPAEVVVVVSDRPGAYALTRARRAGVGAYVVPREAFSDRASFEERITEILERHAVEVVCLAGFLRILSPVFVERFCGRILNIHPALLPTFGGKGMYGERVHRAVLASGVTHSGCTVHFVTADVDAGPVILQATVPVLPDDTAASLARRVAAQEHRIYPEAIRIVARRVRAATT, from the coding sequence GTGGACCGTACCGCCCCCGAACCTTTCACGCAGGACCGCCGTCCCGAAGAGCCCGAAGGTCGCGTTCGCCTGGGCGTGCTGGTTTCCGGCAACGGGACCAACCTGCAGGCGATCCTGGACGCCTCGACCGACCCGGACTTTCCGGCGGAGGTGGTCGTCGTCGTCTCCGACCGTCCGGGTGCCTACGCGTTGACGAGGGCGCGCCGCGCAGGCGTCGGCGCGTACGTCGTCCCACGGGAGGCTTTCTCGGATCGGGCGTCGTTCGAGGAGCGAATCACCGAGATCCTGGAGCGGCACGCGGTCGAAGTCGTCTGCCTGGCGGGCTTCCTGCGCATCCTGTCGCCGGTGTTCGTCGAGCGGTTCTGCGGCCGCATCCTGAACATCCACCCTGCTTTGCTGCCAACTTTCGGGGGAAAGGGGATGTACGGCGAGCGTGTGCACCGCGCGGTGCTCGCATCCGGTGTCACCCACAGCGGCTGCACCGTTCACTTCGTCACCGCCGACGTCGATGCCGGTCCCGTAATCCTCCAGGCGACGGTTCCGGTGCTGCCGGACGACACCGCGGCCAGCCTCGCCCGGCGCGTGGCCGCCCAGGAGCACCGGATCTACCCGGAGGCGATTCGGATCGTCGCGCGGCGAGTGCGCGCGGCGACCACCTGA
- the purL gene encoding phosphoribosylformylglycinamidine synthase subunit PurL — MSRVLAGHRAQEAIAAAALSDAEYEEVVRRLGRHPNRLELWMFGAMWSEHCGYKHSRPYLRLFGIVAAPQGPGPQGGGSPTGAWGGPRVLQGPGGNAGVVEIAPGIAVALKIESHNHPSAVDPFHGAATGVGGIVRDVLAMGARPVALLDSLRFGPLDDVRTRRLRDGVVAGIAHYGNAIGVPTVGGETHCDPAYTENPLVNVACVGVLPTHRLQRSAAAGPGNAVVYVGARTGRDGIGGAAFASDELGAQAAQDDRAAVQIGDPFAGKLLIEATLEALETGAVVALQDMGAAGLTCAAAEMAARGAVGMTIWVDRVPRREAGMTPEEVMLSESQERMLLVVQRSRSEEVAAIYRRWGLVAETIGEVSAEPVLRVYDRDELVAEIPPTALADAPTYAVPEREPQVRRRLREADLDALPPSDPGEALTALLRSPGIASKRTVYTQYDHMVQINTVVGPGSDAAVLRIKEAPPLGVGISVDGCGRVAHLDPWAGGARAVCEAALNVACAGARPVAVTDGLNFGSPRRPEVAWEMHGVVRGIADACGALGLPVVSGNVSLYNESGEKPIHPTPIVAVLGVLADVAKAVPTGFQAPGDWIVLVGSHAVCLGASEYLRVVHGRLAGAPQRPDLELHARLVNLLVDCAQAGLLRSAHDVSDGGLAVALAEACMHGGVGAVCALADEGRRADDVLFSEGPSRVLVSVAPDRYKAFCECCAAHGVPIRSIGWTGGDRLRIEAPGAVVDLTVGDLRAAWEPSS; from the coding sequence ATGAGCCGCGTGCTTGCCGGCCACCGGGCGCAGGAGGCGATCGCCGCCGCGGCGCTGTCGGATGCGGAGTACGAGGAGGTCGTCCGCAGGCTGGGCCGTCACCCCAACCGGCTGGAACTGTGGATGTTCGGAGCGATGTGGTCGGAGCACTGCGGCTACAAGCACTCGCGGCCCTACCTGCGTCTGTTCGGGATTGTCGCCGCACCGCAGGGGCCCGGGCCTCAGGGAGGGGGATCCCCGACCGGAGCGTGGGGTGGGCCTCGCGTCCTCCAGGGCCCAGGGGGAAACGCCGGCGTGGTCGAGATCGCGCCGGGGATCGCCGTGGCGCTGAAGATCGAGAGCCACAACCACCCCAGCGCCGTGGACCCGTTCCACGGTGCGGCGACCGGTGTGGGCGGCATCGTCCGAGACGTCCTCGCCATGGGGGCGCGACCGGTGGCGCTGCTGGATTCGCTGCGTTTCGGACCGCTCGACGACGTGCGCACCCGCAGGCTGCGCGACGGTGTGGTGGCCGGGATCGCGCACTACGGCAACGCGATCGGCGTTCCGACGGTGGGCGGGGAGACCCACTGCGACCCCGCCTACACGGAAAACCCGCTCGTCAACGTTGCGTGCGTGGGGGTGCTGCCCACGCACCGGCTGCAGCGATCGGCCGCGGCAGGACCCGGCAACGCCGTGGTGTACGTCGGCGCGCGCACCGGGCGAGACGGGATCGGGGGCGCGGCCTTCGCATCGGACGAACTCGGCGCGCAGGCAGCGCAAGACGACCGCGCGGCGGTGCAGATCGGCGATCCGTTCGCCGGCAAGCTGCTGATCGAGGCGACCCTCGAAGCGCTGGAGACCGGCGCCGTGGTCGCACTGCAGGACATGGGCGCCGCAGGCCTGACCTGCGCCGCCGCGGAGATGGCCGCGCGCGGCGCGGTGGGGATGACGATTTGGGTGGATCGCGTCCCGCGCCGTGAGGCCGGGATGACCCCCGAGGAGGTGATGCTCTCGGAGTCTCAGGAGCGCATGCTCCTGGTGGTCCAACGCAGCCGCTCGGAAGAGGTGGCCGCCATCTACCGGCGGTGGGGGCTCGTTGCCGAGACGATCGGCGAGGTGAGCGCCGAACCGGTGCTGCGCGTGTACGACCGCGACGAGCTCGTCGCCGAAATCCCTCCGACCGCGCTGGCCGACGCACCGACCTACGCGGTGCCGGAGCGCGAGCCCCAAGTGCGCCGGCGGCTGCGGGAGGCCGATCTGGACGCGCTGCCGCCTTCGGATCCAGGCGAGGCGCTGACGGCGCTGCTGCGCTCGCCGGGCATCGCCTCGAAGCGTACCGTGTACACGCAGTACGACCACATGGTCCAGATCAACACGGTGGTGGGTCCGGGGTCGGACGCCGCCGTGCTGCGCATCAAGGAAGCGCCGCCCCTGGGGGTTGGGATCAGCGTCGACGGGTGCGGCAGGGTAGCCCATCTGGACCCCTGGGCCGGTGGTGCGCGTGCGGTCTGCGAGGCCGCTCTCAACGTTGCATGCGCGGGCGCGCGACCGGTCGCCGTCACCGACGGTCTGAACTTCGGCAGCCCGCGCCGGCCGGAGGTAGCGTGGGAGATGCACGGCGTGGTGCGCGGGATCGCCGACGCCTGCGGTGCGCTCGGCCTGCCGGTGGTGAGCGGCAACGTCAGCCTGTACAACGAGTCCGGCGAAAAGCCGATCCACCCGACGCCGATCGTGGCCGTCTTGGGCGTGCTGGCAGACGTCGCGAAGGCCGTGCCGACGGGGTTTCAGGCTCCTGGCGACTGGATCGTCCTGGTCGGCTCGCACGCGGTCTGTCTGGGCGCGAGCGAGTACCTGCGCGTCGTGCACGGACGACTGGCCGGCGCCCCGCAGCGGCCGGATCTGGAACTGCACGCGCGGCTGGTGAACCTCCTCGTCGACTGCGCACAGGCCGGTCTGCTCCGTTCCGCGCACGACGTCAGCGACGGCGGGCTCGCCGTGGCGCTGGCCGAGGCGTGCATGCACGGTGGCGTGGGTGCGGTGTGTGCGCTGGCCGACGAGGGCCGCCGGGCGGACGACGTCCTGTTCTCGGAGGGCCCGTCGCGCGTGCTGGTGTCGGTGGCGCCCGACCGGTACAAGGCGTTCTGCGAGTGTTGCGCCGCCCACGGCGTGCCGATCCGTTCGATCGGGTGGACGGGCGGAGACCGTCTGCGCATCGAGGCGCCGGGTGCAGTCGTGGACCTGACGGTGGGTGACCTCCGAGCTGCCTGGGAGCCGTCGTCGTGA
- the purM gene encoding phosphoribosylformylglycinamidine cyclo-ligase, producing the protein MQELTYRQTGVDPEEKSELLRRVLSRIRATFTPYVVGDIGHFGGFVRMPSARDPVLVASIDGVGTKTRVATLTGDHATIGHDVVSHCLNDLAVAGAAPLLFLDYVAASHLLPEVFEALMAGMTDACRRYGAALVGGETAQMPGVYEPGAYDVVGTAVGVVERDRILDGRAIRPDDVLIGLASDGAHTNGYTLARAALLREEGDARTFEPTLGATRGEALMRPHRCYAPALLAALAEFSGALTGAAHITGGGIPGNLFRILPKGCRAHVCASWDVPPLFGLIARAGPVGRDEMFRTFNMGVGLVVVVRPADADTVAEFFAAHGERPFPIGEVRRGVRGVEIFHPYDAG; encoded by the coding sequence ATGCAGGAACTGACCTACCGACAGACCGGTGTGGACCCGGAGGAGAAGTCGGAACTCCTCCGGCGGGTCCTCTCCCGAATCCGCGCCACCTTCACGCCTTACGTCGTCGGGGACATCGGCCACTTCGGCGGCTTCGTCCGGATGCCCAGCGCGCGCGATCCGGTGCTGGTGGCTTCCATCGACGGCGTGGGGACCAAGACGCGAGTGGCGACGCTTACAGGAGACCACGCCACGATCGGGCACGACGTCGTCAGCCACTGCCTGAACGATCTCGCCGTCGCGGGCGCCGCGCCGCTGCTTTTCCTCGACTACGTAGCGGCGTCGCACCTTCTCCCGGAGGTCTTCGAGGCCTTGATGGCCGGCATGACGGATGCTTGCCGTCGCTACGGCGCCGCGCTGGTCGGGGGCGAGACCGCCCAGATGCCCGGAGTGTACGAACCCGGGGCCTACGACGTCGTCGGGACGGCGGTGGGGGTCGTGGAGCGGGACCGGATCCTCGACGGGCGGGCGATCCGCCCCGACGACGTGCTCATCGGGCTGGCATCTGACGGGGCGCACACGAACGGGTACACTCTCGCCCGCGCGGCGTTGCTGCGCGAGGAGGGCGATGCGCGCACCTTCGAGCCGACGCTGGGCGCGACGCGGGGCGAAGCGCTGATGCGCCCGCACCGCTGCTACGCGCCGGCACTGCTGGCGGCCTTGGCGGAGTTCAGCGGCGCGCTGACCGGCGCCGCCCACATCACGGGAGGCGGCATCCCAGGCAACCTCTTCCGGATTCTGCCAAAGGGGTGTCGGGCGCACGTTTGTGCTTCGTGGGACGTGCCACCGCTGTTCGGGTTGATCGCACGAGCAGGCCCGGTCGGTAGGGACGAGATGTTCCGCACGTTCAACATGGGCGTCGGGCTCGTGGTGGTGGTGCGACCGGCGGACGCGGACACCGTCGCGGAATTCTTCGCCGCCCACGGCGAGCGGCCGTTTCCCATCGGCGAGGTGAGAAGAGGCGTCCGAGGCGTCGAGATCTTCCACCCGTACGACGCGGGGTGA
- the purF gene encoding amidophosphoribosyltransferase, protein MTSFCRVANIGGVDKPREECGVFGISVPGRQAAPYVHLGLLALQHRGQESAGIATCDAGGMHVHKGMGLVAQVFDEARLGAMPGSFGVGHVRYSTMGSAVLANAQPIVVPSRWGAIAVAHNGNLTNAAALRADLEARGVPFFATSDTEVLAQSIATAPEETLRDAIRYAMRRLEGAYTVVMLGGGVLFGFRDARAIRPLVLGRMEGGWAIASETCAFDHIGASFVREIEPGELVAASGEDLWAEAVLPADRVAHCVFEYIYFARPDTVIAGRNVHETRLRMGRILAREHPAEADVVIPVPDSGTSAALGYAEGAGLPFELGLVKNRYVGRTFIDPDPRQRDQGVRVKLNPVRERVRGRRVVLVDDSIVRGTTSGKIVRTLREAGAREVHVRISSPPIRWPCFYGVDTSSRRQLIASRLSVDAIRDEIGADSLGYLSQRGLVAALALPDDRLCMACLDGHYPTRVPLEAEAGRAALEQPAAAEPG, encoded by the coding sequence GTGACCTCCTTCTGCCGCGTGGCGAACATCGGGGGTGTCGACAAGCCCCGCGAGGAGTGCGGCGTCTTCGGCATCAGCGTGCCGGGACGGCAGGCCGCCCCCTACGTCCACCTCGGGCTGCTGGCGTTGCAGCACCGCGGGCAGGAAAGCGCCGGCATCGCCACTTGCGATGCCGGCGGGATGCACGTCCACAAGGGGATGGGGCTGGTGGCGCAGGTCTTCGACGAAGCCCGCCTCGGGGCGATGCCCGGGTCGTTCGGGGTGGGCCACGTCCGTTACTCCACGATGGGATCCGCCGTCCTCGCCAACGCGCAGCCGATCGTCGTGCCGTCACGGTGGGGCGCGATCGCCGTCGCACACAACGGCAACCTCACCAACGCGGCTGCCCTGCGCGCGGATCTTGAAGCGCGGGGCGTGCCCTTCTTTGCCACCAGCGACACCGAGGTGCTCGCGCAGTCCATCGCCACGGCGCCTGAGGAGACGTTGCGGGACGCGATCCGGTACGCGATGCGGCGGTTGGAGGGTGCCTACACGGTGGTGATGCTCGGCGGCGGTGTGCTGTTCGGATTTCGCGACGCGCGGGCGATCCGACCACTGGTCCTGGGGCGGATGGAGGGCGGCTGGGCGATCGCGTCGGAGACGTGCGCGTTCGACCACATCGGTGCCAGCTTCGTGCGCGAGATCGAGCCCGGCGAACTGGTGGCAGCGTCCGGGGAAGACCTCTGGGCGGAGGCCGTCCTGCCTGCGGACCGGGTCGCCCATTGCGTGTTCGAGTACATCTACTTCGCCCGGCCGGACACGGTGATCGCCGGGCGCAACGTGCACGAGACCCGGCTTCGGATGGGCCGGATCCTCGCACGCGAACATCCCGCCGAAGCCGACGTCGTGATCCCCGTGCCCGACTCTGGGACGTCGGCGGCGCTGGGCTACGCGGAGGGGGCTGGCCTGCCGTTTGAGCTGGGTCTGGTGAAGAACCGTTACGTCGGCCGGACGTTCATCGACCCCGACCCACGCCAGCGGGACCAGGGCGTGCGCGTCAAGCTGAACCCCGTTCGGGAGCGGGTGCGCGGGCGCCGGGTCGTCCTGGTGGACGACAGCATCGTGCGGGGGACGACCAGCGGGAAGATCGTGCGGACGCTGAGGGAAGCGGGCGCCCGTGAGGTGCACGTCCGGATCTCCTCGCCGCCCATCCGTTGGCCCTGCTTTTACGGGGTGGACACGAGCAGCCGCCGGCAGCTCATCGCCTCGCGGCTTTCGGTCGACGCGATCCGGGACGAGATCGGCGCCGACTCCCTAGGTTACCTGAGCCAGCGGGGCCTGGTGGCCGCGCTGGCCCTGCCCGACGACAGGCTGTGCATGGCGTGCCTGGACGGCCACTACCCCACCCGCGTTCCGCTGGAGGCGGAAGCCGGTCGAGCCGCGCTGGAGCAGCCAGCCGCCGCCGAACCGGGGTGA